The Cinclus cinclus chromosome 28, bCinCin1.1, whole genome shotgun sequence DNA window CTGCCCTTTATTATCTTCTGGACAAGCATGGCTGATGCCCTATCATCAAAACAGTCAAACTGCAACAAAATAGGAGAAAACATGGTTCTGGTCCCCAAGATCCAAGCttcaagaggaaaacaaagacatgGAGAGTCACATTTTACAGGCATAATTAGAGCAAACActtggaaaaataaagtaaGCAGAAAGTGATTTGTCAACCAGTTAcagttttaatataaaaagtTTTAGTCCATTCATAAGCTTAATTGTTCAAATGAAAATGAGTAGTGGAACTGAAATCTTGAACAAGGCGATTCCGTTTCAACATTGAGCTTGTTGGGTGACAGAGTCAGAACACACCTGTCCACACCCATAGTTGCCAAAAACTGGGGGTGTGGTTGTTGCCAAACACCACCAGACATTAGATTTCCTGAGGCAGATCTTCTGCAatgccacagcagctgcagcttgggGGAGTTTAGCTGATTTTTGGCTAGTTGTACACACAGATGTTTCTATATACAGTCTACAAGGATTCAGTGAGGACAGTGACTGAAATACCTTCTCACTCTTTGTGGACACTCCTGGACTCTCCCAGCAGTGGAGAATTTTGCACACAGTGTATTATCACACCACATCTGCAAACATAGATATTTAGGTTTTGATGGTTTAAGTTTAGTGCCTTTCAGGAGTACTAAATTCAACCCAAAACATCCTAAAAGTTGTgtaaagaaaacactgataaCCGTGacaattttcctgaaaaaaaaaaaaacctctccaaaacccaaaataactATGCACACCCATGCCAATTGTagctgctcagaaaaaaatgaaatggcaTGTAAAAAATAATACCTTTAAGAATAACATTGTGACCTGTTATTCATTCTGCCAGGAACATACAGTAACAGCTGTTTACAAAcagaaaagatggagaaagaaaacatctctCCTTAGGGCAAATGAAGTTCAAAAATTCTAGCAAACTATGGCAAAAAGGGAAGTATTTGCCCTAAATTAACACAGAAGGCAAGCAGGAAGAAAGATGGCAACTGTATTTCTGTCAGCCTCTTCTTATACAGTAACTTCCAGGAAGAGCTTGGAGTACTATTACCtgaaaaaatagtaataaactCCCAATCTTCCTACCAAATTACATCACCTCTAGAAGTGTTTTGGTCTTTTAATACCTAATCTAAGGCTTTATGTCTACATATCACAATTGGGAGCTTGTTTGctaaacagaaatttaaaaaagcaaatactgGTTAGTTGGCAGAGGGTTTCCAGGCCCTGGGGAGTCACAAGGTTGGAAGTCTTTCACCTGCACTTCGACTGACTGGAGCCAGCAATCTTGCTTCCAGAGACTCTCCCACAGGCATTTATTCCTGTCATCTCTTGTTCTCAGTTAATTCAGTCTTTAACAAACCcctatttttgtttccaaaccTTTCACTTGAAGTTCTCTCAAATTAATTCCTTtgaaaccattaaaaaaaaaaaaaagaaaagaaaaaaagaagctaaCAGTATTTTTTGACTTCAGGTAATTTCAACTCatattctgcaatttttttttaagttaacaGAGCTATGAATGAGTTAAGGCACCCAaatgcccagaaaaaaaaaaaaaaaaaccttgggCTAAATACAAACAAAGTGTTCAGCAGTCATTTAATTGCACAATCATCTCCCTAATTTGTAGCACAACGCTGCCAATGTCTTTAGGGATCCTAAAATACAAATACTAGAAACTCTGTGACTGTAACGGACAAGGCATCGACAAGACATTCCCAAGGTTCATTCTGGACCCCTGGCTCCTCAATGTAACTGCTACTCCTAATGTAATCAGCATTTAGCAGCAAGATCAGCATGTTCtaagaatgaaataaatattcacaCAATCAATACTAATGGTTCAAAAGCTCAAACACATTATTGAAATCAGTCGGTTTCCAATCTTTCTTCTGTCAATCCAAGACTGCAGAAACAAGACCCTTGGCAACAACACTCACAGCTCTCAGGACCACAGAAGCTTCTGCAAATGAATTCCAGGTCTGAAGGTTTGTTGTCTGTGGTGCCTGTGAGATGTTTTATTGTGTTCGGAGCTGGTAGTctgtgaagaggaaaaaaaagacaacaaaaaccCAATTTTAGTAATTTGTCTCATTTAAAAGAAGTAAAGTAGAGAAGCAAGTTGGGATAAAGTGATAAAATGCATTCTTAtactaatatatatattaatacaATAATATGCAAATATCCATAAACACTGAGAGGTGGAATAGCCTTCATCTGAAGGAGGgaagggttagatgggatattaggaataaattctttcctgtgcagGGGTAAGgcctgccccattcctggaagtgtccaaggccagtctggatggggctgggagcagcctggggcagaggAAGGTGTCcgtgcccatggcagagggtggaatgAGAcaagctttaaggtcccttcccacccatttttgcttgctaaaaatctagTCTTTTGTACTAAACAGTGTcttatatattttaaagctgGCAGGATGATATATGTGAGCATACTGCTAatgatgtgtttgtttttaaatttaccaAATTCCAGCTCAATTAGAAAAATGCTTGAACAGCATTACCACTCCACCCCATTGGGTCTTTCATTAAGACACCAAAAGGggacaagaaaacaaacagctgtAGCTTAATCTACTGTGTATCTAAACCAGACAATTCCATACTCAAAAATATGAGCTTCAATTAGTTGGTGTGttctgaagaaacaaaatattcccTTCCTCTCACCTCCATTCTGGGTGATATACCGGACCCAGGGCAAAGCCTGATAGCCACTCTTCTCAATTATCTTCAAGTAACGAACCTGAAATGAAAGATCTGTAAGGTAAAAAGTTTCCCATGTTGGCCAAGCAGTATttaagcaaaaaagaaaagcaaaaaaagcgACCCTTTTATAGGTAAAAATCTGTCTTATGGATAAGATAACATCAAGGTGAGAAACACCTCGCATGTTAGAGCCCTGCATGtgaatttttcagtatttctgattTCAATCACTAACCTGGATTCCTGAAGTGGTGAAATATGGAATCTCAAATTTTACACTAATGGGAGGTTTTCCTTCCTTGTCTTCAGCTTCAACACTTGGAAGTCCAAAGTGAGCTCTCATCAGGTATTCTTTTCCACCCTATCCAAAAGggaaagttttggttttttttcttggggggaaaaaaaaaaaacaaaaacaaaaaaaaaaaaaaaaaccacaaaaaaaccctcacaatGATACAAGTAGTTTTCTTAGTGTCAAACTGCTGAACTCCACTATttattcctgctcttttccaggGCTTCAAAGTAacatgtgtttttattttaaaaatctttttcccaaaaaaaaaaaaaaaaaaaaagcagatccAGCCTGAGGCATAATTCATTTTCTCCCAGCCTCATACTCAAAAATTCAGATTAaacagtgacacacagctgcACTATCACACCATTAGCAGTGGACAGAGCTCATGCTCATGGAACCACCCAAGAAGTAGAACCTGACAAAACTCCAACAGCTGCTGCTAAAGTCAGGCCAAGGATTACCCCACCCAGAGACATCACTCCAAAATCTGCTCTCTACCCGGGTTCTGAAAAAATGtccaagtgaaaaaaatataaacaacatCTATTAGCAAGTTCCAATCTCTCATCCATGGAAAAACAGGAAGTGCTACACTGCTACTTGTCTGACACCAACAGAATTTGCTGTAGGCAGAGTCgaaatgcaaatgaaatattaatgttCAGTAATTATTACATTCTTGGGTGGtaagagtaaaaaaataacACTTACTGGAAAAGATTTAATGGACCAGACGATTTCACTGTTCTCTGGAACCCATTTGACACTTCCAACAGTGGTTTTAAACTTTGGCGAGTCTGCATCGTTTGGAACTGGGATGTGAATCTCCACGTTGTTGGCAGTTGATCTACGCTTAAATTGACTCTTTgcctaaagaagaaaaaaaataaagcagaaaagcagggCCTAAGTATTTTCATGATGCTGGCGAGCTCTGAGACCTGTGAGACACAGCTCCCCTCCACCCCAACCTGTTATCCTGAGAACCAGAACTGAAATTGAGATCAAAATTTACAAATGAAGTCTTCAAAGGTATCTAAAGTCCCacagaaatactgaattctTGTATAAAAATGCATATGCTGCTCATCAagctttgaaaacaaacaaaagacgACTAAAATTTGCAATAATTATTTAAGGATGTCTGACCTTGATCATATACTCAATGCGGCTGTGGGAATGTTTCTCAATCACAGACTCAATCCAGATCAGGGGTTTTACCtggtggggaaaaaacacaTCACAGCTCTGACTCTTAGACAGAGCCATTAAAATGTTGCTTTCCCATAAGACTACACTCAATATGTGAACCACACAGAACATGCAGCCTTGGGACATGGTTTTGTACTAAATGATTATACAAAGGAGCAAGCACTGATACACCAACAAGCAAAGGTACAAGAATTCTAGGCTTAAAAATGTGCATCTCAGATTAATCCCCAATGATAAACACTTGCATTGGAAAATATTTGATAGTTTAACATACTAGGGACTGAACTGTTTCTTTTCTATAGGCCTTCtctaaattgaatttttttgaCTTTTCTGAAACGAAGGCCATCTTTATCACCATGGCTGGCTCACTTCAATAAAACTAAGTGATATAAATACTGTTATTAAAAAGCACAACGAATTGCTACATTGACATTTTGTAGTTAGATTAAAAACATAGCCACAGTGTTTCAGAAACAGTTTCAATAGTGGTTGAAAATAGAGACTTATTGCTAAGTTAAGTctaaacttttttcttccttcagaagGAGAGAGCACCAAGTTTTGCTATTAACAGTTGACTCAAAAACTCATGTGCTGCCCGcattctaagaaaaaaaaaaaaagggggaaagccATTGTGGCTACAATCTAAAccattctcattttaaaaaggcaaacaTCCAGACTCACGTGGGTATTGAGACGATATGACATGAGCTCAAACTCTCCATCAGGTGGGATGAAAGAGATTGTCCTGTCATTTTCAAAGCGAGAGAGACGAACACACTGGTGAAACTTCACATCTTCCAGTTCTACTGATTTACTTTTCCCACCTAGTAGAAAACACACAGGTCACACAAACTATGGCCCAAGACtcaccacagcacagctgctgcctgctgacATTCTTCCCTTTTAGCCACCTTTGTAGGGCTGGGGCAGCGACCATCCCCCTGTGCTAGGCACTGCTGAGGCACCTCAAATCCTGGGatcagttttgggcccctcacaaCAAGGAAAACACTGAGGGACTGCAGTGTGtccagaaaaggaaacaagaggtggggaaggggctggagccccaggagcggctgagggagctgggaaggggctcaggaggagaaaaggaggctcagggggggaCCTTGTGgatctgcacaactccctgacaggaggggacagctgggggtggtgggccaggctctgctcccaggcaacaggacaggacaagaggaaacagcctcaagttgttACAGTGGAGGTTTAAGTTATATTGtggggaaaatttcttccctgaaaggaTGGTCATGcattggcacaggctgcccagggcactgGTGGGGTCACCacccttggaagtgttcaaaagaccagtggatgtgacacttggggacacgggtTAGTGGTCATCATGGTGGTGTTGGTCAGCAGTTGGACCTCATAActttagagggcttttccaacctttgtgattctatgattacaATGCTACCCAAGATCCCAAAACCCATGACTCCAGATAGCATCTGTCATGATTATTATGATACTGCAACACTCACGGCCTGTATTATCAAAGAGAACTTTGTCATTCAAGCCAAGGCGCAGCTCGGGCATTCCTGAGAGGAAGACTCTCATTTTAATGGATCCAACTATCTCACTCCGTAACACGTTTCCGTTGGCACTGACCTGAACAAAGATGAAGAGCAAGGTAAGACATCTCTGATGTGGTATGTTGTGACATCAACAAACACTCACACCCTATCCCCATGCCCTGGGTTTTCTTGGATGTGTTTCTTACGAGGCATTAATTCAGTAGGATGAATCAGATCAGGGAGGTGAAGGGGCACACACAGAGGAGGAAAGGACACATCCAAAAAATCAGCAATACACACAATTAAACCATTATTTGTACTGGATTTCCTTGGGGGAACTACTTATTGATTATATTGCTTTGGGTGTCACAGCACACCCTCCACAGTCAGACTTTTTACTACAGGCTTTCATACAAAAAGCCCTTTTTAACACACCCTACTACAATTCTCATGCAACAGTTAAGGTACAAGGTACCCACCAGAAGGTTAACAGACTCTATGACATCCAGGAACACctcatttttcctgtattttatcCCTTCTGATCTCCATGAAACAGCGTTTGTAACAGTGGCAGGTGGGCGTGGGGCTCCAGTTTCAAGTTTGTGGCCTTCCTGAGTGATGTACCTTCACAACCATAGAATTggcattgaaaaaaaagaaaagtaatgttGTTGATAATTAATACACATCAAAACATTTGTCTGCCTATGGAAAAAGGCTCAAAACATTCCAAGGGCTTTGCCACTATAAGTGATGCAGAGTGATACTTACTCTTGTAAAATTTTACTATCAGTGGTTTGTGGATAACCAAAATCCATAAGCTCATCTAACAACTcataaataataacaaaattatCCCTAATGCTCTCTTCTTCCAACTCCttgaaatattcagaaaaaacctgaaatgcaaCAACAGGAGGGAGAAGAACATTAAACGAGGAAGAACAGCACATGCATCTAAAATAATAATCTTCTAAagttccaacccaaacctcatACTTCCCAAACAGCATTCTGCTCAGATCAGCCCCAAGAAACATATCAAAACACATACAGAGAATCCTAGAATAAGCTATTATGGAAAATAATCATtctggagaaaatattttccacaccAGGTACAGATGAACCAGACACAGATCTATGTGAGGCACCACAACACATGCACCAATTCACAATCTCCTCCAGGTGCTCAGGTCTTGTGTGACTATTTACAGCACTGTGCCCCATCCTCTGCCCATACAGCTACAAAATATCAGTGCCCTTATTAGTGGCTAAGAAGATACTTCTACAATACAAAGTAAAAATGCTATTATGGAAGTTCTTAAAGAATGTGAAAGAGCTATGCACTTCTATTTAGACAGAAAAGAACACAAAGGTTACTTCTGAAATATACTCACCTGAACTactttatataaaaatgaaaacaccagTGATACACAAGCATTTTTCTTAGAAGTTGCAACAACTGATAAAGGATGttcaggaatgtgcatttaaaaaaagcttACTAAGAGCATATTAAAAAGCCTAATTTTGGGCAATTAAGAGTTGTGTAGAAGACTGATGCATTAGCTACTTAACGCCACCTATGATCTCTGGAGATATGAAGGTAAACATTCAGGAAGTCATTAATTAGAGTAAAATTAATAAGAACACTTTTCTGGACCTTATACTGCTGGTGTATATTACACTTCATAAAGCATACAAGAACCTTATTTAATATAACCAACATTACCAAATATAGCCTCTTTATGCCACTTCACTCATTCTCTGACTTGCACTTtgacataaaaaaaacaaaccagcaaccACTGGCATATCAACACATCTGTAGCATAAAGGATACGATACAGGTTGTTATGTTTAATCCACATGAAACGAACTCCACCATGTGCCAGGATAGGAGAAAGTGtcccctcttcttccttttccataaGGATTGGCATAAAATGTTCTACTTCTGACATGTCCACATCTCCACGGTAATTCCGACAGATCAGAACCTATCAAGAAAGTAACCAAAtccttgtgttttctctttggcttgtttttcctgtttcataAGGACGTTATAATGCAAGACACGAAATGCTTGAAAGGCCCCTTTAAAGTCATCCAGCTTCCCTCGAGCCTCTCTGCATTTTTAAGTGCAAATCACAATGCCAAAATACCTTGTCGATTAGAACGCAAATACCAATATTTAACTGCAAGGTCACGTATTAATATTTTCCAGACCTACCCTTCCCCTAATACGGCTCACGCTCCAACAATGACTTTGGGATAGGAAAACACGCAACTCCTCTGAGGCAAAGCAGCTGCAGTAACGGCAGAGATTAATTACCCCGGGCATGCCGCCTCACTCAACATCTCTACCGGCGAGGGACTACAGGCCACAGCTCCCCCGTCCCCGCTCGGTTAATGCGGGGCTGGCCGAGAGGAGGTGCCGGGAAGGGGAACGCGGCCCCCGCAGCCCTCACAGAGGCGGCGGAACCCCAGACTCGACGCCGGCCCCGCTGAACCTCGCGGCCGGGCCTCACCTTCCCCTTCAGGTCCAGCACATAGACGGCGCTGGCCGACATCGCCGCGGCCGGGCCGCGTCCCGCCCGCTCCCGCTTCCGCTGGAAGTGACGTCACAACCGGAACCGACGGCTGCGCGCCGCGACGtgcgcggcgcggcgcggcgaAAGGACAcggcggggggggggaagcgGCCGACGTTAAATAGTCCCGGCGAGCTTTCCCCGGGACTGCGCCCGGAGCGGGCTGAGGGGGAGCCCCGGACACGCACCCTGTACCCAGGGCTCAACGGAGCCCAAGCCGggttaagaaaaatatttcgATTTAAGCGGCGCCTTAGGATTTCGAACTTCAAGATACTCGTTATCCCTCAGAGGGGGTAAGAATCGTAAAGGCGGGTTCGGCTGTTCCAGAGCTCCACACACAAACTTTGCTCAGCGCACCGCCCCGATTCTATACGTGTGTCAGCACCAAAAAAGGGATGAAAGCAGCGTTTTAATAAGTTACATCGAAGTTACAAGTTGCAGCGGAGCCCCCGAAAGGGCTTAAGGTAGAAATAATACTGTTTTCCACAAAAACAGGATTCAGTACCCGGTGCACAGCGAGCCAGTAATTAGACACGAGAGAGACACACCATTTATTTCAGAGTTGCACAAGCCTGAGTGCTCGGTGGGATTCCAGAAATCCACCACATCAGCTACCACAACTTGGACATCAGTTAGAGCTTGTTGGCTGCTCTCTTTCATGGATTAAACATCCCTTCTTGCTGATTATGCTTCAATGTATACAAAGATCAAATATCAAAGACTATCCTTTCATAAGACAATTTTACATATTTCACATTTTGCAAGATGGCCTCTGACAGAACTTGATAGAAAGTAATCATAACTTAAAACAGAAACTTAAATGTGAGAGTCTTCACTTCAAAAAGGGAGAACTGTTAGaaccaaagaaataaatgttttccatCTGGCTCACAGCAATTCGTCTTGGCCTTAACCTCACTATAAACACTAAAAATACCAGCCCTCTGCATTGATGTAAACCAGAACTCCTCAGCCCAGAGGAGACATTGCTGGgtatttggtttaaaaaaaacaagactaT harbors:
- the AP1M1 gene encoding AP-1 complex subunit mu-1 isoform X4; protein product: MSASAVYVLDLKGKVLICRNYRGDVDMSEVEHFMPILMEKEEEGTLSPILAHGGVRFMWIKHNNLYLVATSKKNACVSLVFSFLYKVVQVFSEYFKELEEESIRDNFVIIYELLDELMDFGYPQTTDSKILQEYITQEGHKLETGAPRPPATVTNAVSWRSEGIKYRKNEVFLDVIESVNLLVSANGNVLRSEIVGSIKMRVFLSGMPELRLGLNDKVLFDNTGRGKSKSVELEDVKFHQCVRLSRFENDRTISFIPPDGEFELMSYRLNTHAKSQFKRRSTANNVEIHIPVPNDADSPKFKTTVGSVKWVPENSEIVWSIKSFPGGKEYLMRAHFGLPSVEAEDKEGKPPISVKFEIPYFTTSGIQVRYLKIIEKSGYQALPWVRYITQNGDYQLRTQ
- the AP1M1 gene encoding AP-1 complex subunit mu-1 isoform X1, which codes for MSASAVYVLDLKGKVLICRNYRGDVDMSEVEHFMPILMEKEEEGTLSPILAHGGVRFMWIKHNNLYLVATSKKNACVSLVFSFLYKVVQVFSEYFKELEEESIRDNFVIIYELLDELMDFGYPQTTDSKILQEYITQEGHKLETGAPRPPATVTNAVSWRSEGIKYRKNEVFLDVIESVNLLVSANGNVLRSEIVGSIKMRVFLSGMPELRLGLNDKVLFDNTGRGKSKSVELEDVKFHQCVRLSRFENDRTISFIPPDGEFELMSYRLNTHVKPLIWIESVIEKHSHSRIEYMIKAKSQFKRRSTANNVEIHIPVPNDADSPKFKTTVGSVKWVPENSEIVWSIKSFPGGKEYLMRAHFGLPSVEAEDKEGKPPISVKFEIPYFTTSGIQVRYLKIIEKSGYQALPWVRYITQNGDYQLRTQ
- the AP1M1 gene encoding AP-1 complex subunit mu-1 isoform X5: MSASAVYVLDLKGKVLICRNYRGDVDMSEVEHFMPILMEKEEEGTLSPILAHGGVRFMWIKHNNLYLVATSKKNACVSLVFSFLYKVVQVFSEYFKELEEESIRDNFVIIYELLDELMDFGYPQTTDSKILQEYITQEGHKLETGAPRPPATVTNAVSWRSEGIKYRKNEVFLDVIESVNLLVSANGNVLRSEIVGSIKMRVFLSGMPELRLGLNDKVLFDNTGRGKSKSVELEDVKFHQCVRLSRFENDRTISFIPPDGEFELMSYRLNTHVKPLIWIESVIEKHSHSRIEYMIKAKSQFKRRSTANNVEIHIPVPNDADSPKFKTTVGSVKWVPENSEIVWSIKSFPVRYLKIIEKSGYQALPWVRYITQNGDYQLRTQ
- the AP1M1 gene encoding AP-1 complex subunit mu-1 isoform X2, with translation MSASAVYVLDLKGKVLICRNYRGDVDMSEVEHFMPILMEKEEEGTLSPILAHGGVRFMWIKHNNLYLVATSKKNACVSLVFSFLYKVVQVFSEYFKELEEESIRDNFVIIYELLDELMDFGYPQTTDSKILQEYITQEGHKLETGAPRPPATVTNAVSWRSEGIKYRKNEVFLDVIESVNLLVSANGNVLRSEIVGSIKMRVFLSGMPELRLGLNDKVLFDNTGRECGKSKSVELEDVKFHQCVRLSRFENDRTISFIPPDGEFELMSYRLNTHVKPLIWIESVIEKHSHSRIEYMIKAKSQFKRRSTANNVEIHIPVPNDADSPKFKTTVGSVKWVPENSEIVWSIKSFPGGKEYLMRAHFGLPSVEAEDKEGKPPISVKFEIPYFTTSGIQVRYLKIIEKSGYQALPWVRYITQNGDYQLRTQ
- the AP1M1 gene encoding AP-1 complex subunit mu-1 isoform X3 produces the protein MPGVLICRNYRGDVDMSEVEHFMPILMEKEEEGTLSPILAHGGVRFMWIKHNNLYLVATSKKNACVSLVFSFLYKVVQVFSEYFKELEEESIRDNFVIIYELLDELMDFGYPQTTDSKILQEYITQEGHKLETGAPRPPATVTNAVSWRSEGIKYRKNEVFLDVIESVNLLVSANGNVLRSEIVGSIKMRVFLSGMPELRLGLNDKVLFDNTGRGKSKSVELEDVKFHQCVRLSRFENDRTISFIPPDGEFELMSYRLNTHVKPLIWIESVIEKHSHSRIEYMIKAKSQFKRRSTANNVEIHIPVPNDADSPKFKTTVGSVKWVPENSEIVWSIKSFPGGKEYLMRAHFGLPSVEAEDKEGKPPISVKFEIPYFTTSGIQVRYLKIIEKSGYQALPWVRYITQNGDYQLRTQ